The genomic window AAAGCCCCTTCGTATGGGCTTGAGGCGGCACAGTTGTTGGGTGTGGCGGGCGCGCGGGTGCTTAAAACGTTGATGGTAGCTTTGGAGGGCAAAGGGTTTGCCATCGGCATCGTTCCTGTGGAAAAACAGTTAAGCTTAAAACAAATCGCCAAAGCCGCAGGAGCCAAAAAAGCCGTGATGGCAGACAAAGACGACGTGGCGCGCGTCTCAGGCTACGTGCTTGGGGGCGTGAGTCCCCTGGGGCAGAAAAAACAGCTCAAAACTTTCATCGACACTTCCGCACTCAATCAAGAGACCATCTTTGTCAGCGCAGGACGGCGCGGTCTTGAGATAGAGCTGGCTCCTAAAACACTCCAAACCCTCACCCGTGCCGTGTTTGCTCCTATCGCCCAAGGGGATTAAGGCAAAAGTGTAGCAATTCTTACCTTCGTTGTTTTTTGGCTACAATAATCCGATACATCCAAGCCCTGCACGGCTTATTTTTTGACACACTGGGCACGAATGAGGTGTTTTTCATCGCGCGTTGTCTGAGAAAAATTAGATTTTTTTTAAGTAAGTATTTTAGTTAAAATCTATAAAATAAAAAACTTTACCAAAAGGGAGAGGCGCGTTGTTTGAAATGTGGCTAGCTTTTGCATTGGTGTTGTTCGGGGCACTTTTTTTGTTTCTCGCACTTAGCCCTATTTACCGTGTTGTGGGCGAACTTTCTGATGAACATCTTAAGCTTCAGTGGAGGCTTTTGGGACTTTTAGTTGGAGTGTTTATCGTTAG from Sulfurospirillum tamanense includes these protein-coding regions:
- the ybaK gene encoding Cys-tRNA(Pro) deacylase, whose protein sequence is MTPAVDVAKKAKVAYTLHEYTRDPKAPSYGLEAAQLLGVAGARVLKTLMVALEGKGFAIGIVPVEKQLSLKQIAKAAGAKKAVMADKDDVARVSGYVLGGVSPLGQKKQLKTFIDTSALNQETIFVSAGRRGLEIELAPKTLQTLTRAVFAPIAQGD